ACCACGACCCGGCGCACGCCCGCGGAGTTCATGACCACCGGCTGGTTCACCGGCCTGGTGCCGATCACCGTCCCGGTGGACACCGAGACCTTCGGCAACACCGCCCGCGCCGCGCAGGAGTCCTTCGACGGCGGGCTGGACCTGGCCCACGTCCCGGTCGAGCGGGTGCTGGAGCTGGGTGCGGAATCACACGGCCTGCGCGCACCCAACGGTGGTGTGCCGATGCTGTCCTACCTCGACGTCGGGCTGCTCTCGCCCGGTGTGATCGCCGAATGGCAGCGGCTCAACGGCACCATCTGGAGCGACTCCCGCGCCGCCTATCAGGTGGGAATGTGGGTCAACCGGGTCGAACACGAGACCACCGTCACCGCGGCGTTCCCGGCGAACCCGATCGCCCGCGAATCGGTCCTGCGCTATCTGGAGGCGATGAAGGCCGTATATGTCAGCGTCGTCGAAGGTCGCGATCTCGCGATCCTGCCGATCGGTGCCGACGCCGCGAGCCTGAACCTCAAGACGGCCTGATCGCCCTGTTCGCATCGGAGGTGTCGACGCGATGAGTCGTGCCGCCACACGGCCGGCGCAGCGGGACGACCGGATCGACTTCACCGATCAGGCGATGTTCCTCGGCCTGCGTGCCACCGGCCAGGAGGCCGTCATGCAGATCGTGTGGATCTACGAACGTCCCGTCGATCTCGACGCCATCCGCGGATTCCATGCCCACATCGGGTACGGGCTGCTGGGTAGGCGTATCGAACGGTCCGCGCTGCGATTCGGTCGGCACCGCTGGGTGTCGGCGCTGGGCCCGCAGTCCGAGCTCGACTTCGCCGCACCGCGTCCGCGCGCGGAACTGGGCCGCTGGATCGACGAGCGGTCGGCCATGCCGCTGGACCCCGAGTACGGGCCCGCCTGGCATGTCGGTGTGCTGCCCATGACCGACGGCGCGACCGCGGTCAGCATCGTCATATCGCACTGTGTCAGCGACGGGGGCGGTGCCCTGGCGGCGATGGTCAACGCCATCCATCGCCGACGCCTGGACTTCGGCTACCCGCCGCCGGGGTCACGGACCCGTGCCCGGGCGCTGCGCGCCGATCTGCGCGATACCGTGCGCGGTCTTCCCGAGGTGGGTCGCACCGTGGTCGAGGCGGCTCGCCAGGCGCTGCGCCGACGCGACGAACTCACCGCATCGGGGTCCACCAAATCCGCGGTCAGCGGCCCTGACGAGCAGGTCTTCACCCCATCGGCGACGGTCCGCATCGCACTTACCGACTGGGACCGCCGGGCCGGCGAACTCGGCGGCAACGGTCATTCGCTGGTGGCCGGGTTCGTCGCCAAACTCGCCGAGCAGATCGGCCGGGTGGGGCCCGACGGCATGGTGACCCTCAACATCCCGCAGGGCGACCGCAGGCCCGGCGACGACGACACCCGGGCCAACGCGGTGATCCTGGTCAATCTGGCCATCGACCCGGCCAAGGTCACCGTCGACCTCGCCGACGCGCGCGCGGCCCTGAGAGAGGGTCTGCGGGTGGCCCGCGAGGTGCCCAACGACGATCTCAAGCTGCTTCCGCTGACCCCGTTCATCCCGAAGCGGGTGGTGCGCAAGATGGCCGACGTGGCCTTCGGCTTTTCCACCGAGCTACCGGTGTCGTGCTCGAACATGGGTGATGTGCCCCCGGACCTGCCGAATATCGACGGCACACCGGCCGATGTGGTGTTCCTGCGCGGTATCGACCGGGTGGCCACCCGGCATGCGTTGGAGCAGCGGTGCGGGCTGCTCACCGTGGTCGCGGGCCGGATCAACGGTGCCGAGGTGTTGACGTTCGCCGCGTATGCGCCGGGCGCGGAGAACACCACCGCCTGGTTGCGGGCCGAATTGGACAAGACGCTGGCCGCCTTCGAGCTGTCCGGTGTGATCGAGTAAAGAGGGGACAGTCTGTGGAGTTCACCAACGGCGACGCCGTGGGCAATCGGCTGACGCTGTGGGACGAGGCGATGGTGCGCGCCAACCGCGCGACCGGCCGGGTGCAGATGATCCAGGTGGTCTGGGTCTACGAGCACCCGGTGAACATGGACCAGGTGCGCCGATTCCACCGCAACTTCGGTTACGGGATGGCGGGCCGCCGGGTCGAACGATCCCCGTTGCCGTTCGGCAGATACCGGTGGGTGGCCGCGCTCGGCCCGGCCGCACCGCTGCACGTCAACACCGATCCGTTGCCGCGCGCGGAGATCGGGGACTGGGCCGACCGGTGGGCGCAGGTCACGGTCGATCCGGAGGACGGACCGGGGTGGCAGATGGCCGTGCAGTCCTTCACCGACGGCGTGACGGCCATCTCGGTGGTGGGTTCGCACTGCCTGGGTGACGGGGTGGCCGCGCTGCTGGCGGTGGGCACGGCGGTGGCCGGTGCCAACATCGACATCGGCTATCCGCCGCCGCTGTCGCGGCGGACCGGTCGCGCGATCGTCGAGGACCTGCGCGAGACCGTCCGCGAACTCCCGACCATCGCCCGCGCCGCGCGTAAGGCGGTCAAGGTGCTGCGCGCCGGAGCCCAGGAGGCCGCCCAGGAGGCCGCGCCGAAGGGCGCCCCCGCCCGCCCGGCCATCGCCGATCCGCACGAGCGCGTCATCGTGCCCGCCATCACCGCCTATGTCGATCTGGCGGAGTGGGACGCCAGGGCCGAGTCCCTCGGCGGCAACGGTTATTCGATGCTCGCCGCGATCTGCGCCAAGCTCGGTGAACGGATGGGCAGGCGTAACCCGGACGGCAACATCTCGCTGCTGATCGCCATCAGCGACCGCACCGCCCAGACCGACGTCCGGGCCAACGCGATGTCCTTGGTCAACGCCAAGATCGATCCGACGGATCTGACCAAGGACCTCAGCGGCACCCGCGCCACGCTGCGCAACGCGCTGAAGTCCGCCAAGGACCAGCCCGACGAGATCCTCGAGCTGATGCCGCTGACGCCGCTGGTTCCCAAGCGACTGGTGAAGAAGGTCGCCGACATCATGATCGCCTCCGACGACAAGCCGGTGGTCTGCTCCAACATGGGCGATCTGCCCTCGATGCTGGCCAGCGTCGATGGCACCGAGGCCGAGTACACATCGTTCTTCGGCATCGACCAGGCCACCCCGCGGGTCGAGCTCGAAAGTGGAGACGGTCAGTTGGTCGTCGTGTCCGGTCGGCTCAATGGCAAGGTCATCATCGGCATCGTCGCCTATGAGGCCGGGGCGGAGAACTCGAAGTCCCGGTTGCGCACGCTCACCACCGAGGCGCTGGCTGAATTCGACCTCACCGGCGTGTTCGTTTAATACTGCTTACCGATTGAGCTGGTTCTCGAAAGAGAATTGCCGAGAAAGGCATCACCGTGTCCGACACCAACCTCATCGGCGTGCTGCGCGAGCGTGCGAGCCTGCAGCCTGAGGACATCGCGTACACCTTCATGGACTACGACCATGAATGGGATGGCGTGGCCACCACCCTGACGTGGTCCCAGCTGTATCGCAGGGTCCGCAATCTGGCCTCCGAGATGCGCCAGATCGGTCAGCTCGGCGACCGTGCCGTCATCCTGGCACCGCAGAGCCTGGAGTACGTGATCGGTTTCCTGGCCTCGCTGGAGGCGGGCATCATCGCGGTGCCGCTGTCGGTGCCGATGGTCGGCCAGCATGACGAGCGGGTGTCCGCGGTGATCAAGGACTCCACGCCCGCGATCATCCTGACCACCTCGTCGGTGGCCGCGACCGTCGCCGAGTACGCCAAGACCGATGACGGTGCCGCCGCGGCCACCGTCATCGAGGTCGACGCCTTGGATCTGGAGGCCCGCCGCAAGTCGCTGTCCAGCCGCGAGCAGAAGCCCGAGACCGCGTATCTGCAGTACACGTCCGGCTCGACGCGGACCCCGGCCGGGGTGATGGTCACCCACCGCAACCTCACCTCGAACTTCGAGCAGATGATGTGCGCGTTCTTCCCGCACTTCGGCAAGGTGCCGCCCTCGGGCGCCCACGTGGTGTCGTGGTTGCCCTTCTATCACGACATGGGTCTGCTGCTCGGCATCGTCGCCCCGGTGCTCGGCGGCTGGAGCACCGTGTTCACCACCCCGTTGTCGTTCCTGGCTCGCCCCGCCCGCTGGATCCAGCTGATGGGCAGCTACCCGCGCGTCGTCACCGGCGGCCCGAACTTCGCCTTCGAACTGGCCGCCGGTCGGACCACCGACGAGGATCTCGACGGTATCGACCTCAGTGACGTGATCGCCGTGTACAGCGGCGCCGAGCGGGTGCACGAAGCGACCCTGAAGCGGTTCTCGCAGCGGTTCGCCAAGTTCAACTTCGACGAGGGGGTCATCCGGCCCTCGTACGGCCTGGCCGAGGCAACGCTGTTCGTCGGCACCGGCGTTCCCGGCCCGCCCAGCGTGGTGTCCTTCGATCCGGAGAAGTTGTCCGCCGGGGTGGCCGAGCGCACCGCCGACGGCAGCGGAACGAAACTGGTCGGATACGGCCGCCCGGAGGACCCCGTGGTGCGCATCGTCGATGCGGAGACGCTGATCGAGGTGCCTGCCGGCGGTATCGGCGAGATCTGGTCCCACGGCGAGAACAACTGCCTCGGCTACTGGGACAAGCCCGAACAGACCGAGCACACCTTCGGCGGGATGATCACCAACCCGTCCGAGGGCACGCCCGCGGGCCCCTGGTTGCGCACCGGTGACCTCGGCTTCCTCTCAGACGGTGAGCTGTTCATCATCGGCCGGATCAAGGATCTGCTGATCGTGCGCGGCAGCAACCACTATCCCGACGATATCGAGGCGACCATCCAGGAGATCACCGGTGGCCGGGTGGCGGCGATCGCGGTAGACGGGGACCGCAGCGAGCAGCTCGTCGCGATCATCGAGGTCAAGAAGCGCGGTGACTCCGAGGCCGAGGTGATGGAGAACCTCCTCAACATCAAACGCTCCGTGGCATCGGCGGTATCGCAGACGCACGGTATCGCTGCCGCCGACCTGGTGCTGGTGCCGCGCGGGGCCATCCCGATCACCACCAGCGGCAAGATCCGCCGCCAATCCTGTGTGCAGAAGTACCGTGACGGCGAGTTCGCGCGGCTCGACGAAAACCTGCAAACGGTGTGACCGGTGGGTGACAACACCCTGGCCTATATCGACCAGGCGTCGTTCCTGGGGCTGCGGGCCCTCGGCCGCGGCCCGATCGTCCAGACGGTCTGGGTGTATGACCGGCCGGTCGACATCGACGGTCTGCGGCGGTTGCGCCGCGAACTGGGCCACGGCCTGCTGGGCAGGCGGATCGAACGATCGGTCCTGCCGTTCGGCAGGCACCGGTGGGTGGCCGACACCAGCGCGCCGACACTCGACCTCTCGGTACAGGAGATATCCCGCAGCGAGGTGGGGGACTGGGCCAACAGCCGGCTCGCGGTGCCGATCGATCCGGAACGCGGCCCGGGATGGCGGCTGGCGGTTCAGCCGTTGGTCGACGGTGGCGGGGCGGTCAGCCTCACCGCCTCGCACTCCCTGGTCGACGGCCTCGGGTTCATCTCTGCCGTCACCGACGGCGTGAACGGTGTGCGGCACGATCTGGGTTACCCACCGCCCGGATCTCGGCCGCGTCGAAGGGCTTTCGCTCAGGACGCCCGCCAGACGCTGGCCGCTGTACCGGAGCTGGCCGCCGCGGTGGTGGCCTCGGCGCGGGTCGCCAGGGCTGAGCGCGCAGACCTCACGACGTCGATCAAGGCCGCCGGGGACGTGCCGCCCGGCGACGACGTGCCGATGGTTCCGCCGTCGGTGATCACCTTCGTCGATCTCGATCAGTGGGATGCCTGCGCGAAACGGCTTGGCGGCAGTAGTAATTCGCTGTTCGCCGGACTCGCGGCCCGAATCGGTGCACGCCTGGGCCGGTTGAACTCGGCAGGCCGGGCGAATCTGTCCTGGCCGGTGAGCGAGCGTACTGCCGGTGATACCAGGGCCAATGCGCTGGTGTCGGTATCGATGACAGCCGACCCGGACGAGGTGCTCGGCGATCTGGGCGGGGTCCGCGCCGCCATGCGGCAGGCACTCGCGGAGTCCGCGCAGACCTCGGTGAAACTGACCGGCCCGCTGCCACTCACCCCGTTCACCCCCAAGGTCGTCCTGCGACGGCTGGAGGGCATGGTGCTCGCGGTCAACGATCCGATCGGCTGCTCGAATCTCGGCGAGCCCGAGGACGCGTTCAGCCGGCCCGACGGTACTCCCGCAGATTTCGTGTTGATGCGCGGTGTGGAGCCCAACGTGACCAGCAGGGAGCTCAACCGGATCGGTGGCCAACTCGTGTTGGGCGGAATCCGGGCCAGGGGACGGTTCGGGGTCTCGGTATCAGCCTGGTCGGTGCGCGGGCCGAACTCGAAAGCAGCGCTGCGCGAACTGGTCTCGGCGGCTTACGCGGACTTCGGACTCACCGGGCTGGTCGAGCTGTAGTCCGACCGGTCACAGGCCGGTGATACCGAGCCCGATCAGGATCAAGCCGGCGATCGCGA
The sequence above is drawn from the Mycolicibacterium neoaurum VKM Ac-1815D genome and encodes:
- a CDS encoding condensation domain-containing protein; translated protein: MSRAATRPAQRDDRIDFTDQAMFLGLRATGQEAVMQIVWIYERPVDLDAIRGFHAHIGYGLLGRRIERSALRFGRHRWVSALGPQSELDFAAPRPRAELGRWIDERSAMPLDPEYGPAWHVGVLPMTDGATAVSIVISHCVSDGGGALAAMVNAIHRRRLDFGYPPPGSRTRARALRADLRDTVRGLPEVGRTVVEAARQALRRRDELTASGSTKSAVSGPDEQVFTPSATVRIALTDWDRRAGELGGNGHSLVAGFVAKLAEQIGRVGPDGMVTLNIPQGDRRPGDDDTRANAVILVNLAIDPAKVTVDLADARAALREGLRVAREVPNDDLKLLPLTPFIPKRVVRKMADVAFGFSTELPVSCSNMGDVPPDLPNIDGTPADVVFLRGIDRVATRHALEQRCGLLTVVAGRINGAEVLTFAAYAPGAENTTAWLRAELDKTLAAFELSGVIE
- a CDS encoding WS/DGAT/MGAT family O-acyltransferase, which encodes MEFTNGDAVGNRLTLWDEAMVRANRATGRVQMIQVVWVYEHPVNMDQVRRFHRNFGYGMAGRRVERSPLPFGRYRWVAALGPAAPLHVNTDPLPRAEIGDWADRWAQVTVDPEDGPGWQMAVQSFTDGVTAISVVGSHCLGDGVAALLAVGTAVAGANIDIGYPPPLSRRTGRAIVEDLRETVRELPTIARAARKAVKVLRAGAQEAAQEAAPKGAPARPAIADPHERVIVPAITAYVDLAEWDARAESLGGNGYSMLAAICAKLGERMGRRNPDGNISLLIAISDRTAQTDVRANAMSLVNAKIDPTDLTKDLSGTRATLRNALKSAKDQPDEILELMPLTPLVPKRLVKKVADIMIASDDKPVVCSNMGDLPSMLASVDGTEAEYTSFFGIDQATPRVELESGDGQLVVVSGRLNGKVIIGIVAYEAGAENSKSRLRTLTTEALAEFDLTGVFV
- a CDS encoding AMP-binding protein, with protein sequence MSDTNLIGVLRERASLQPEDIAYTFMDYDHEWDGVATTLTWSQLYRRVRNLASEMRQIGQLGDRAVILAPQSLEYVIGFLASLEAGIIAVPLSVPMVGQHDERVSAVIKDSTPAIILTTSSVAATVAEYAKTDDGAAAATVIEVDALDLEARRKSLSSREQKPETAYLQYTSGSTRTPAGVMVTHRNLTSNFEQMMCAFFPHFGKVPPSGAHVVSWLPFYHDMGLLLGIVAPVLGGWSTVFTTPLSFLARPARWIQLMGSYPRVVTGGPNFAFELAAGRTTDEDLDGIDLSDVIAVYSGAERVHEATLKRFSQRFAKFNFDEGVIRPSYGLAEATLFVGTGVPGPPSVVSFDPEKLSAGVAERTADGSGTKLVGYGRPEDPVVRIVDAETLIEVPAGGIGEIWSHGENNCLGYWDKPEQTEHTFGGMITNPSEGTPAGPWLRTGDLGFLSDGELFIIGRIKDLLIVRGSNHYPDDIEATIQEITGGRVAAIAVDGDRSEQLVAIIEVKKRGDSEAEVMENLLNIKRSVASAVSQTHGIAAADLVLVPRGAIPITTSGKIRRQSCVQKYRDGEFARLDENLQTV